Within Candidatus Tanganyikabacteria bacterium, the genomic segment TTCTATCGAGATCTGTTAGCACCCAGGTTGCTCTCACCTGGAAGGACAAGCTCGGCGAGATCCACCGCTTGCGGCTGCTGGAATGCACGGCCCGGGACCTGCAAGATTCCTGGATTTGGTTTGCTCGAGGTGACCTGCATCGGCTCAGCGCCGTCGACGCGACGAGTTTCACGCTCATGCGCAAGGAAGGGTTGAAGCGCGCCTTTGCGTTTGACACCCACTTCGGGATAGCAGGGTTCGACTATCTGGGCTAGTCGCGGGTCTTGGTCGTCCTGCGGCTCTTACGCGAGCGCACTGGCCGCCGCGACCGCCGGCCGGACAGGCCATTGACCGGGGGAATGCCCGCATCCTAGGATGAGAAACGATGCACGAAGGGCTGACGACCTGATATGGACTTCTCCTGGCTAGCCGATCCCGCCGCCCTCGCGGCCCTCGCGACTCTCATCGCGATGGAGGTGGTGCTCGGGATCGACAACCTCATCTTCATCTCGATCCTCACCAACAAGCTGCCCGAGGACCGGCGTCCCCGCGCCCGCCAGATCGGCATCGGCCTGGCGCTCATCATGCGCCTCGGGCTCCTCGCGACGATCGCC encodes:
- a CDS encoding PIN domain-containing protein translates to MRHRRLRNVASSGGEAFVDTGAWIALALARDPLHDRARSVWTAQEAAGTRWVTSVPVLIETFTFLSRSVSTQVALTWKDKLGEIHRLRLLECTARDLQDSWIWFARGDLHRLSAVDATSFTLMRKEGLKRAFAFDTHFGIAGFDYLG